One window of Quercus robur chromosome 5, dhQueRobu3.1, whole genome shotgun sequence genomic DNA carries:
- the LOC126727562 gene encoding protein HYPER-SENSITIVITY-RELATED 4-like isoform X2, giving the protein MSLNQRIPNVQKLLSTAATVAATAMLVRSIAYDYIPNDIHRYLSSHLHNLSRLFSSRFTIVIEEFQGLSKNQMFDAAEVYLGTITSSSVQRVRVGKDENEKSLVVTLDRNEEIVDVFENIQMNWSLVCTQVESSNCRNQNMSDLNATLRSEVRSYELSFHKRHKDKVLSSYLPYILRRAKSIRDECKTVKLRTVIAYRSYLNNFLNGKEYYKRIGKAWKRGYLLYGPPGTGKSSLIAAMANYLNFDIYDLDLSEVRYNTELRLLLLSMPGRSILVIEDIDCSIKLENRENENDHNTGNNKMTLSGLVNFIDGLWSCCGDERVIIFTTNYKEQLDPALLRPGRMDVHICMSHCTPSVFKHLALNHLGLCRHGLFQQIERLIEDVKVTPAEVAGELMRNKDTEASLQGLLNFLQNKMNEGDKVISNNI; this is encoded by the exons ATGTCCCTAAACCAAAGAATTCCCAATGTTCAAAAACTACTGTCAACAGCAGCCACTGTTGCTGCAACAGCAATGCTGGTTAGGAGCATTGCCTATGATTACATACCAAATGATATCCACCGCTACCTATCCTCTCATTTACATAACCTTTCCAGACTTTTCTCTTCTCGATTCACCATTGTGATAGAAGAATTCCAAGGTCTCTCAAAGAATCAAATGTTTGATGCGGCAGAGGTCTACTTAGGTACCATAACTAGCTCCTCAGTTCAAAGAGTTAGAGTGGGCAAAGACGAGAATGAAAAAAGTTTAGTAGTTACCTTGGATCGAAATGAAGAGATAGTtgatgtttttgaaaatatacaGATGAATTGGAGCTTGGTTTGTACACAAGTTGAGTCATCAAATTGCAGAAATCAAAACATGAGTGATCTTAATGCCACTCTGAGGTCAGAGGTCAGATCCTATGAGCTAAGTTTTCACAAGCGACATAAAGACAAGGTATTAAGTTCCTACTTGCCATATATTTTAAGAAGAGCAAAGTCCATTAGAGATGAGTGCAAAACAGTGAAGCTACGCACGGTTATAGCATATAGATCAT ATTTGAACAACTTTTTGAATGGGAAGGAGTACTACAAAAGAATTGGGAAAGCTTGGAAACGAGGGTACTTATTATATGGTCCCCCGGGTACAGGAAAATCAAGTTTGATTGCAGCAATGgcaaattatttgaatttcgACATCTATGACTTGGATCTATCTGAGGTCAGGTACAATACTGAACTCAGGCTTTTGTTGCTCAGCATGCCTGGCAGATCAATACTTGTCATAGAGGATATTGATTGCTCTATCAAGCTAGAAAACCGGGAAAATGAGAATGATCACAATACTGGAAACAATAAG ATGACTCTCTCAGGATTGGTCAATTTCATAGATGGTCTTTGGTCATGTTGTGGTGATGAGCGTGTCATCATTTTCACGACCAATTACAAAGAACAACTCGATCCTGCTTTGTTGAGACCTGGTCGTATGGATGTGCATATTTGCATGTCACATTGCACCCCTTCTGTATTCAAGCACCTTGCTTTGAACCATCTGGGGCTTTGCCGTCACGGTCTCTTTCAACAGATCGAAAGGCTCATAGAGGATGTAAAGGTCACTCCTGCAGAAGTTGCAGGGGAGCTGATGAGAAACAAAGACACTGAAGCTTCCCTTCAAGGACTACTGAACTTCCTCCAGAACAAGATGAATGAAGGAGATAAAGTTATTAGTAACAACATCtga
- the LOC126727562 gene encoding AAA-ATPase At3g50940-like isoform X1, which translates to MSLNQRIPNVQKLLSTAATVAATAMLVRSIAYDYIPNDIHRYLSSHLHNLSRLFSSRFTIVIEEFQGLSKNQMFDAAEVYLGTITSSSVQRVRVGKDENEKSLVVTLDRNEEIVDVFENIQMNWSLVCTQVESSNCRNQNMSDLNATLRSEVRSYELSFHKRHKDKVLSSYLPYILRRAKSIRDECKTVKLRTVIAYRSCWDLNAVNLNHPMTFKTLAMDSELKKELMEDLNNFLNGKEYYKRIGKAWKRGYLLYGPPGTGKSSLIAAMANYLNFDIYDLDLSEVRYNTELRLLLLSMPGRSILVIEDIDCSIKLENRENENDHNTGNNKMTLSGLVNFIDGLWSCCGDERVIIFTTNYKEQLDPALLRPGRMDVHICMSHCTPSVFKHLALNHLGLCRHGLFQQIERLIEDVKVTPAEVAGELMRNKDTEASLQGLLNFLQNKMNEGDKVISNNI; encoded by the exons ATGTCCCTAAACCAAAGAATTCCCAATGTTCAAAAACTACTGTCAACAGCAGCCACTGTTGCTGCAACAGCAATGCTGGTTAGGAGCATTGCCTATGATTACATACCAAATGATATCCACCGCTACCTATCCTCTCATTTACATAACCTTTCCAGACTTTTCTCTTCTCGATTCACCATTGTGATAGAAGAATTCCAAGGTCTCTCAAAGAATCAAATGTTTGATGCGGCAGAGGTCTACTTAGGTACCATAACTAGCTCCTCAGTTCAAAGAGTTAGAGTGGGCAAAGACGAGAATGAAAAAAGTTTAGTAGTTACCTTGGATCGAAATGAAGAGATAGTtgatgtttttgaaaatatacaGATGAATTGGAGCTTGGTTTGTACACAAGTTGAGTCATCAAATTGCAGAAATCAAAACATGAGTGATCTTAATGCCACTCTGAGGTCAGAGGTCAGATCCTATGAGCTAAGTTTTCACAAGCGACATAAAGACAAGGTATTAAGTTCCTACTTGCCATATATTTTAAGAAGAGCAAAGTCCATTAGAGATGAGTGCAAAACAGTGAAGCTACGCACGGTTATAGCATATAGATCATGTTGGGACCTCAATGCAGTCAATCTCAATCACCCAATGACGTTCAAGACCCTTGCCATGGATTCCGAGCTTAAGAAGGAACTGATGGAAGATTTGAACAACTTTTTGAATGGGAAGGAGTACTACAAAAGAATTGGGAAAGCTTGGAAACGAGGGTACTTATTATATGGTCCCCCGGGTACAGGAAAATCAAGTTTGATTGCAGCAATGgcaaattatttgaatttcgACATCTATGACTTGGATCTATCTGAGGTCAGGTACAATACTGAACTCAGGCTTTTGTTGCTCAGCATGCCTGGCAGATCAATACTTGTCATAGAGGATATTGATTGCTCTATCAAGCTAGAAAACCGGGAAAATGAGAATGATCACAATACTGGAAACAATAAG ATGACTCTCTCAGGATTGGTCAATTTCATAGATGGTCTTTGGTCATGTTGTGGTGATGAGCGTGTCATCATTTTCACGACCAATTACAAAGAACAACTCGATCCTGCTTTGTTGAGACCTGGTCGTATGGATGTGCATATTTGCATGTCACATTGCACCCCTTCTGTATTCAAGCACCTTGCTTTGAACCATCTGGGGCTTTGCCGTCACGGTCTCTTTCAACAGATCGAAAGGCTCATAGAGGATGTAAAGGTCACTCCTGCAGAAGTTGCAGGGGAGCTGATGAGAAACAAAGACACTGAAGCTTCCCTTCAAGGACTACTGAACTTCCTCCAGAACAAGATGAATGAAGGAGATAAAGTTATTAGTAACAACATCtga
- the LOC126727564 gene encoding uncharacterized protein LOC126727564: MSGYENVVGGKLKLKGKALDVKAGGLKKKKKNKKRQDQISEVTENELPPGESAELSIDPNEEDVDDAKKMSGDGKTVHCDDHLTPAERRYIEQREQIDVHRLAKVANKSHRDRIQDFNQYLANMSEHYDIPKVGPG, encoded by the exons atgtcaGGTTATGAGAATGTGGTTGGGGGAAAGCTGAAGCTGAAGGGAAAAGCCCTGGATGTGAAGGCTGGTGgactgaagaagaaaaagaaaaacaagaaacgTCAGGATCAGATTTCAGAGGTTACAGAAAATGAGCTTCCACCAG GTGAAAGTGCAGAGCTATCCATTGATCCTAACGAGGAAGATGTAGATGATGCCAAAAAAATGAGTGGCGATGGGAAGACTGTTCATTGTGATGATCATCTCACTCCTGCAGAAAGGCGATATATTGAACAGAGGGAGCAAATTGATGTTCATAGATTAGCTAAGGTAGCTAATAAATCTCACCGTGACAGGATTCAGGATTTCAACCAGTATCTGGCAAACATGAGTGAGCATTATGACATTCCTAAAGTTGGTCCAGGATGA